A single genomic interval of Syntrophaceae bacterium harbors:
- a CDS encoding thioredoxin domain-containing protein → MTGVKKSGRLPGLLIVPAVSLLLAAAGIGPAGASGDEVIAVLDGAPITLSEIEENAAFQIYRLRGSIHSLLEREAREIADRRLLEREAARRGLSVEALLKEEVDGRVAPLRESDIDAYLAAHPEEAVRGAEGRARLRTYLEERGRIQRRLDYVASLREKSDYRFLASPPERPRIRVATEGAPWRGTAGAPVTLVHFAHFSSPVCAESAGKIRRLMEEFPGKIRWVHRSFLGTQDADALRAAETGEGAFRQGRFWEYHDAILARGGRATAEAIRQAAREAGLDMQRLADEQGRGILLLRVREDIGHGVRIGVQAAPVIFVNGIYMSGTFPYEDLRALVLREIEGTRKESETGVQETSSGNTGNRKGGRP, encoded by the coding sequence ATGACCGGCGTGAAGAAGAGCGGCCGGCTGCCGGGGCTCCTGATCGTCCCGGCCGTTAGCCTCCTGCTGGCGGCCGCGGGCATCGGGCCTGCGGGCGCTTCCGGGGACGAGGTGATCGCCGTGCTCGACGGTGCGCCCATCACCCTCTCGGAGATCGAGGAGAACGCCGCCTTCCAGATCTACCGGCTCCGCGGCAGCATCCACAGCCTCCTGGAGCGCGAGGCCCGGGAGATCGCCGACCGGCGCCTGCTCGAGCGTGAGGCGGCCCGCCGGGGGCTGAGCGTCGAGGCCCTGCTCAAGGAGGAGGTGGACGGCAGGGTCGCCCCCCTCCGGGAAAGCGACATCGATGCCTACCTGGCCGCGCACCCGGAAGAGGCGGTGAGGGGCGCCGAGGGCCGCGCCCGGCTGAGGACCTACCTCGAGGAGCGCGGCCGGATCCAGCGCCGCCTCGATTACGTGGCCTCGCTGCGGGAGAAGTCGGACTACCGGTTCCTCGCGTCGCCGCCGGAGCGGCCGCGCATCCGGGTGGCCACCGAGGGGGCGCCGTGGCGCGGGACGGCCGGCGCGCCCGTCACGCTCGTCCACTTCGCCCACTTCTCCTCGCCGGTCTGTGCCGAGAGCGCGGGGAAGATACGCCGGCTGATGGAGGAGTTCCCCGGGAAGATCCGCTGGGTGCACCGGAGCTTCCTCGGCACCCAGGATGCCGACGCCCTGCGGGCCGCCGAGACGGGCGAGGGCGCCTTCAGGCAGGGGCGGTTCTGGGAGTACCACGACGCAATCCTCGCCCGCGGGGGGCGCGCCACGGCCGAGGCCATCCGGCAGGCGGCCCGCGAGGCGGGCCTCGACATGCAGCGTCTCGCCGACGAGCAGGGCAGGGGGATTCTCCTGCTCCGGGTCCGGGAGGACATCGGGCACGGCGTCCGGATCGGCGTGCAGGCCGCCCCGGTCATCTTCGTCAACGGCATCTACATGAGCGGGACCTTCCCCTACGAGGACCTGAGGGCCCTGGTCCTCAGGGAGATCGAGGGGACACGAAAAGAAAGCGAAACGGGGGTTCAGGAGACATCATCAGGCAACACCGGAAACAGGAAAGGAGGCAGACCATGA
- a CDS encoding tetratricopeptide repeat protein has translation MNLRLAAIVLAVLLAVPHPDAAASPSAPEPMRVLLRQGVEKAFNLDFLGAEALFRKAVDLDREDPTGYAFLAVNRLFAAEMSYDAREREANREAMLRFVDEALRRGEARIEQNPRDGRAHFAMALARTVKFRWAQRQRQHLAAAQEAYGLWSCLERAQQEDPANVDSFFLSGLVRYHIDHLPEVARFFSSLVVTRGDRERGLRELERAAAKGDLLRELAQSELISVWLNFERQPARALPIARELQRRYPRNYNFSFALANVLSESGRHREALAVARDLERGIAAGRPPFVPQLKPRHDQLMGRIYFNQGDYVRAEEALRRALQDPSEAHARVRAWSYVRLGMIHDARGEREQAVACYELALGVEGGEGIARVEARKHLAAPYVPPQGREKPAGQP, from the coding sequence GTGAACCTCCGGCTCGCAGCCATCGTGCTGGCCGTCCTTCTCGCCGTTCCGCACCCGGACGCGGCGGCCTCGCCGTCCGCCCCGGAGCCGATGCGGGTGCTCCTGCGGCAGGGCGTCGAAAAGGCATTCAACCTGGATTTCCTCGGGGCGGAGGCCCTGTTCCGGAAAGCGGTGGACCTGGACCGGGAAGACCCGACGGGGTATGCCTTCCTCGCGGTGAACCGCCTGTTTGCCGCCGAGATGAGCTACGATGCGCGGGAGCGCGAGGCGAACCGGGAGGCGATGCTTCGATTCGTCGACGAGGCGCTGAGACGGGGCGAGGCGCGCATCGAACAGAACCCCCGTGACGGCCGTGCGCACTTCGCCATGGCCCTCGCCAGGACGGTGAAGTTCCGCTGGGCCCAGCGCCAGAGGCAGCATCTCGCGGCGGCGCAGGAGGCCTACGGCCTGTGGTCCTGCCTGGAGAGGGCCCAGCAGGAAGACCCGGCCAACGTCGACAGCTTCTTCCTCTCGGGCCTCGTCCGCTATCACATCGACCATCTGCCCGAGGTGGCCCGGTTCTTCTCGTCCCTCGTGGTCACCCGCGGCGACCGCGAACGGGGGCTCAGGGAGCTCGAACGGGCGGCCGCGAAAGGGGACCTGCTCCGGGAGCTGGCCCAGTCGGAGCTCATCTCCGTCTGGCTGAATTTCGAGAGACAGCCCGCCCGGGCCCTGCCCATCGCGCGGGAGCTGCAGAGGCGCTACCCGCGGAACTACAACTTCTCCTTCGCCCTGGCCAACGTCCTGTCGGAATCGGGCCGGCACCGGGAGGCCCTCGCCGTGGCCCGCGACCTCGAACGGGGCATCGCCGCGGGCAGGCCGCCTTTCGTGCCGCAGCTCAAGCCCCGGCACGACCAGCTCATGGGGAGGATCTACTTCAACCAGGGCGACTACGTCAGGGCCGAGGAGGCCCTGCGGCGGGCCCTGCAGGACCCATCCGAGGCCCATGCCCGCGTCCGGGCCTGGTCGTACGTGCGCCTCGGGATGATCCACGACGCCCGCGGGGAACGGGAGCAGGCCGTGGCCTGTTACGAGCTGGCGCTGGGTGTGGAAGGCGGCGAGGGCATCGCGAGGGTGGAGGCGCGGAAGCATCTCGCCGCACCCTACGTGCCGCCGCAGGGCAGGGAAAAGCCGGCCGGACAGCCGTGA
- a CDS encoding metallophosphoesterase translates to MNTGVPLSPVTLELISSAHRVLVLALAVLAQVYLFVRFREAVRSSRLSRRTASWVVGAAGAAIAILFSLSGFILARPMAWLDPSPALQAALFYLPALWSVGSLTCALILLTLRVAGEAGRRAKKLWRNVTGRAPSPPVDTGRRRFVKAGVGTLAAAPFVLTGYGAAYAGRAYRVEERSLPFGLPLRVVQLTDIHAGLTMTRRELRRYADEVIALEPDLFVLTGDYVTNTSAFLPDCLEEMARVRARYGTFAVLGNHDHWYVRPSELTGLFRESGIPLLRNANRVIASAQGPFAVAGIDDLVAGRPDLQAALRGLTPSVPTILLSHRPEVFPDAADRGVALTLAGHYHGGQIKLTLPSREISVAHLRTPYPEGLFRIGESRLYVSRGIGTSLTPVRLNARPEITVLNLT, encoded by the coding sequence ATGAACACCGGCGTGCCCCTGTCGCCGGTTACCCTTGAACTGATCTCATCGGCCCATCGCGTGCTGGTCCTGGCCCTTGCCGTCCTGGCCCAGGTCTACCTCTTCGTCCGCTTTCGCGAGGCCGTCCGGTCCTCCCGCCTGTCAAGGCGCACGGCATCGTGGGTCGTGGGCGCGGCGGGCGCGGCCATCGCGATTCTCTTTTCCCTCAGCGGTTTCATCCTGGCCCGGCCCATGGCCTGGCTCGACCCCTCCCCGGCCCTGCAGGCCGCTCTCTTCTACCTTCCGGCCCTGTGGAGCGTGGGGTCCCTGACCTGTGCTCTCATCCTGCTGACGCTGCGGGTCGCCGGCGAGGCCGGCAGGCGGGCGAAGAAACTCTGGCGCAATGTGACCGGCCGGGCACCTTCGCCCCCCGTGGACACGGGCCGCCGCCGTTTCGTGAAAGCCGGCGTGGGGACGCTGGCCGCCGCGCCGTTCGTCCTGACCGGCTACGGGGCCGCCTACGCGGGCCGGGCCTACCGGGTGGAGGAGCGCTCGCTTCCCTTCGGCCTGCCCCTGCGCGTCGTGCAGCTCACCGACATCCACGCCGGCCTCACCATGACCCGAAGGGAGCTGCGGCGCTATGCCGACGAGGTGATCGCCCTCGAGCCCGACCTCTTCGTCCTGACCGGCGACTACGTCACCAACACGAGCGCCTTCCTGCCGGACTGCCTCGAGGAGATGGCGCGCGTCCGCGCCCGCTACGGGACCTTCGCCGTGCTGGGCAACCATGACCACTGGTACGTCCGTCCCTCGGAGCTGACCGGCCTGTTCCGGGAAAGCGGGATCCCGCTGCTCCGAAACGCAAACCGCGTGATCGCATCGGCACAGGGCCCCTTCGCCGTCGCGGGCATCGACGACCTGGTCGCCGGCCGGCCCGACCTGCAGGCCGCCCTGCGGGGACTGACCCCGTCCGTGCCCACGATCCTGCTGTCACACCGCCCCGAGGTCTTCCCCGATGCCGCCGACCGCGGCGTGGCGCTGACCCTGGCGGGTCACTACCACGGCGGCCAGATCAAGCTGACCCTGCCCAGCCGCGAGATCAGCGTCGCGCACCTGCGGACCCCTTATCCCGAGGGCCTCTTCCGCATCGGCGAGAGCCGCCTCTACGTGAGCCGCGGCATCGGCACCTCGCTGACCCCGGTGCGGCTCAACGCCCGTCCCGAGATCACCGTACTGAACCTGACATAG
- a CDS encoding SGNH/GDSL hydrolase family protein, which produces MKRPIRFIIPALVAVFLALGVSQAAADTKAQPLCPKRLSSTGDSMTEAIDAELPAANHWASWVNGYHGFWEWLLGLTNVNSHNQRITKLFGSSGRANYMEAKSGADMFDFPGQAAAAAGRRAHYVTVLMGHNDVCQDRFADIPSEAEFESNFRAGLDKLKAGLPAGATVYVVGIVDIYRLWEVARDKKALGIVDCEVLWATTLLKLFPCGTMLNPLIGDAGRQYTRSRIIAFNNILKSVTEEYNRTDPNHYYVYTDAAFNFVFGEEHVSDIDCFHPSAYGQWTLSKETWNPGLFTGCR; this is translated from the coding sequence ATGAAAAGGCCGATCCGTTTCATCATCCCGGCCCTTGTCGCCGTCTTCCTTGCCCTGGGCGTCTCGCAGGCGGCCGCAGACACCAAGGCGCAGCCGCTCTGCCCCAAGCGCCTCTCGAGCACGGGCGACAGCATGACGGAGGCCATCGACGCGGAGCTGCCGGCGGCCAACCACTGGGCCAGCTGGGTCAACGGCTACCACGGCTTCTGGGAGTGGCTCCTGGGGCTCACCAACGTCAACAGCCACAACCAGCGCATCACCAAGCTCTTCGGGAGCTCGGGCCGCGCCAACTACATGGAGGCCAAGAGCGGGGCCGACATGTTCGACTTCCCCGGCCAGGCCGCCGCGGCCGCGGGCCGGAGGGCCCACTACGTGACGGTGCTCATGGGTCACAACGACGTCTGCCAGGACCGCTTCGCCGACATCCCGAGCGAGGCGGAATTCGAAAGCAATTTCAGGGCAGGGCTGGATAAACTGAAGGCGGGGCTGCCGGCGGGCGCCACCGTCTACGTCGTGGGGATCGTCGACATCTACCGGCTCTGGGAGGTCGCCCGGGACAAGAAGGCCCTGGGGATCGTGGACTGCGAGGTCCTCTGGGCCACGACGCTGCTGAAGCTCTTCCCCTGCGGGACCATGCTCAACCCGCTCATCGGGGATGCCGGCCGCCAGTACACACGCAGCCGGATCATCGCCTTCAACAACATCCTCAAGAGTGTGACCGAGGAGTACAACAGGACAGACCCGAACCACTACTACGTCTACACCGACGCCGCGTTCAACTTCGTCTTCGGCGAAGAGCACGTCTCCGACATCGACTGCTTCCACCCCTCCGCCTATGGGCAGTGGACGCTTTCGAAAGAAACCTGGAACCCGGGGCTCTTCACGGGCTGCAGGTGA
- a CDS encoding metallophosphoesterase: protein MVPSLTFGTLRFIVVSLAIFAQMYLFLRLRTAIRSMERSERFKRLAVCLAGAGIGLLFAMNVFILVRPIPWFDAPAPVQALLFYLPAVWVFGSILSALLLAFSQAAWGLGQAVARRFKSDAPGPRQAPADPGRRLFLQAGAGAVAAAPLILSGYGAAWAGRNHEVRELTLPFGLPLRVVQLTDHHAGPYMTREDLRRYADAVIALEPDLFVLTGDYVSNSIAFLPGCLEEMARVRARYGTFATLGNHEHWVANPDRLRAVFRQYGVPLLNNGHRVIRTAKGPFAVAGIDDMRFGNHDLDAALRGLDPSIPTILLSHRPEIFPEAAGQGIALTLAGHYHGGQITLRLPGGGLSLAHLRTPWPEGLFRIDSSHLYVSRGIGTTFTPVRLGARPEIAVLHLT from the coding sequence ATGGTACCCTCATTGACCTTCGGCACCCTCCGGTTCATCGTCGTCAGTCTCGCGATCTTCGCCCAGATGTACCTGTTCCTCCGCCTGCGGACGGCCATCCGGTCCATGGAGAGGTCGGAGCGGTTCAAGCGCCTCGCCGTTTGCCTGGCGGGGGCGGGCATCGGCCTGCTGTTCGCGATGAACGTCTTCATCCTCGTCAGGCCCATCCCCTGGTTCGACGCGCCGGCGCCGGTGCAGGCCCTTCTCTTCTATCTGCCGGCCGTCTGGGTCTTCGGCTCGATCCTGTCGGCCCTGCTGCTTGCCTTCTCGCAGGCCGCGTGGGGCCTGGGACAGGCCGTCGCACGGCGTTTCAAAAGCGACGCCCCCGGGCCGCGGCAGGCTCCCGCGGACCCGGGTCGCCGGCTCTTCCTGCAGGCCGGGGCCGGGGCGGTCGCGGCGGCACCCCTGATCCTGTCGGGTTACGGCGCCGCCTGGGCCGGGAGGAATCACGAGGTGCGGGAACTCACCCTGCCGTTCGGGCTCCCGCTGCGCGTCGTGCAGCTCACCGACCACCACGCCGGGCCCTACATGACCCGCGAGGACCTGCGGCGCTATGCCGATGCCGTCATCGCCCTCGAACCCGATCTCTTCGTCCTCACCGGGGACTACGTCTCGAACTCGATCGCCTTCCTGCCGGGGTGCCTGGAGGAGATGGCCCGGGTCCGGGCCCGTTACGGCACCTTCGCCACCCTGGGCAACCACGAGCACTGGGTGGCGAACCCCGACCGCCTCAGGGCGGTGTTCCGGCAGTACGGGGTCCCGCTGCTCAACAACGGGCACCGGGTGATCCGGACCGCGAAGGGCCCCTTTGCCGTTGCCGGGATCGACGACATGCGGTTCGGAAACCATGACCTCGACGCCGCCCTTCGGGGGCTCGACCCGTCGATCCCGACGATCCTGCTGTCCCACCGGCCGGAGATCTTCCCCGAGGCGGCCGGGCAGGGGATCGCCCTTACGCTGGCGGGACACTACCACGGCGGGCAGATCACGCTGAGACTGCCCGGCGGGGGCCTGAGCCTCGCCCACCTGCGGACCCCCTGGCCCGAGGGGCTCTTCCGCATCGACAGCTCGCACCTGTACGTCAGCCGCGGCATCGGCACGACCTTCACCCCCGTGCGTCTGGGCGCGCGGCCGGAGATCGCCGTGCTCCACCTGACGTGA
- a CDS encoding M48 family metalloprotease — translation MTTGPRRLAAAALLIGAAIALSSCAANPVTGRQDFMLISEAEEIELGRKVAASVTREHGLYDDARLSAYVGGLGRKLGKLSHRPQLDYSIEILDSPVVNAFAAPGGYLFFTRGILATLNSEAELAGVIGHEIGHVTARHSAQQLSRAQAAQIGLIIPQVLGLPVLSGLAEVGMGLFFMKYSRDNEREADSLAVEYATRAGYDASQMAGFFETLQRMNPQSDRSGMPAWFSTHPSPEDREQAIKTQSQEAQRRMGLTRPRIEREAYLRAIDGLVYGQDPRQGYVEGGMYYHPGLRIQFPVPADWKVNDTPAAVQMLSRDKSAVILFAVAQGKSPAEAARGFVSKNRARVIQGQPARVGGFEAYRLTADVQSGGSSIRTLTYFIQKGNGVYSFTGMSAQRNFPQHEQTFESTLGRFAELTDARRINVQPDRVRVRRVAKSDTLGNALRSLGVPESRIKETALLNGGLPEEPVPPNTLLKVIERGR, via the coding sequence ATGACAACCGGACCCCGCCGCCTCGCCGCAGCGGCCCTCCTCATCGGTGCCGCCATCGCGCTTTCGTCCTGTGCCGCCAACCCCGTCACCGGCCGGCAGGATTTCATGCTGATCAGCGAGGCCGAGGAGATCGAACTCGGAAGGAAGGTCGCCGCCTCGGTCACCCGGGAGCACGGCCTCTACGACGATGCGCGCCTTTCCGCCTACGTGGGCGGCCTGGGCCGGAAGCTGGGGAAACTCTCCCACCGCCCGCAGCTCGACTACAGCATCGAGATCCTCGATTCCCCCGTCGTGAACGCCTTCGCCGCCCCAGGGGGCTACCTCTTCTTCACGCGCGGGATCCTGGCGACGCTCAACAGCGAGGCGGAGCTCGCGGGGGTGATCGGGCACGAGATCGGCCACGTCACCGCCCGGCACTCGGCCCAGCAGCTCAGCCGCGCGCAGGCGGCGCAGATCGGGTTGATCATCCCCCAGGTGCTCGGCCTGCCCGTCCTCTCGGGCCTGGCGGAGGTCGGAATGGGGCTCTTCTTCATGAAATACAGCCGCGACAACGAGCGGGAGGCCGACTCGCTCGCCGTCGAGTACGCCACGAGGGCGGGGTATGACGCCTCGCAGATGGCCGGGTTCTTCGAGACGCTGCAGCGCATGAACCCGCAGTCCGACCGCAGCGGCATGCCGGCCTGGTTCTCGACGCACCCCAGCCCCGAGGACCGCGAACAGGCCATCAAGACCCAGTCGCAGGAGGCGCAGCGGCGGATGGGGCTCACACGCCCCCGGATCGAGCGCGAGGCCTACCTGCGGGCGATCGACGGCCTCGTCTACGGCCAGGACCCCCGGCAGGGGTACGTGGAGGGGGGGATGTACTATCACCCCGGCCTGCGCATCCAGTTCCCCGTACCCGCCGACTGGAAGGTGAACGACACGCCGGCGGCGGTGCAGATGCTCAGCAGGGACAAGAGCGCCGTCATCCTCTTCGCCGTGGCGCAGGGGAAGTCCCCGGCGGAGGCGGCCCGCGGCTTCGTCTCGAAGAACAGGGCCCGCGTCATCCAGGGGCAGCCGGCCCGCGTGGGCGGGTTCGAGGCCTACCGGCTCACGGCCGACGTGCAATCCGGCGGCAGCTCGATCCGCACCCTCACCTATTTCATCCAGAAGGGCAACGGGGTCTACTCCTTCACGGGGATGAGCGCGCAGCGCAATTTCCCGCAGCACGAGCAAACCTTCGAGAGCACCCTGGGACGGTTTGCGGAGCTCACCGACGCGCGGAGGATCAACGTGCAGCCCGACCGCGTCCGCGTGCGCCGCGTCGCGAAGTCCGACACCCTCGGCAACGCGCTGCGGTCGCTCGGCGTCCCCGAGAGCCGCATCAAGGAGACGGCGCTGCTCAACGGCGGCCTGCCGGAAGAGCCCGTCCCCCCGAACACGCTGCTCAAGGTCATCGAGCGCGGCCGCTGA
- a CDS encoding twin-arginine translocation signal domain-containing protein: protein MVEDWLANAYGGLSRRDFLARVGVAGVGLAGFCLAATPVAGKVVATPAEGLSSADGTVLSGGFAVPVYEARPAAPGRYPVVLVVPEVFGMHEHIRDVTRRFAREGFLAVTFEPYAREGGVKHLPDLEAVRKVADPVPDARVMADLDAVVAWAKKHPSAKPDRVGMTGFCRGGMYTLLYAARSRELKAAVAWYGQLRPALTPGVRTEGPLDVAARIEAPVLGLYGAEDVGIPVADVREMESRMKAAGRTAEFLIYPGAPHAFFADYRPSYRAEAAKDAWGRCIAWFNKYLKG, encoded by the coding sequence ATGGTCGAAGACTGGCTGGCAAATGCCTATGGCGGGTTGTCGCGGCGGGATTTTCTCGCAAGGGTCGGGGTTGCGGGGGTCGGCCTGGCGGGCTTTTGCCTGGCCGCGACCCCGGTGGCGGGGAAGGTCGTTGCAACCCCCGCGGAGGGCCTCTCCTCGGCGGACGGCACGGTGCTCTCCGGAGGGTTTGCCGTCCCGGTCTACGAGGCTCGTCCCGCGGCGCCCGGCCGATACCCCGTCGTCCTCGTCGTTCCCGAGGTCTTCGGGATGCACGAGCACATCCGGGACGTGACGCGCCGCTTTGCCCGCGAGGGGTTCCTGGCGGTCACCTTCGAGCCCTACGCCCGGGAAGGGGGCGTCAAGCATCTCCCCGATCTGGAGGCGGTGCGCAAGGTCGCCGACCCCGTGCCCGACGCCCGGGTCATGGCCGACCTCGATGCCGTCGTCGCCTGGGCGAAGAAGCACCCCTCCGCGAAGCCGGACCGGGTCGGGATGACGGGGTTTTGCCGCGGCGGCATGTACACGCTCCTGTATGCCGCCCGCAGCCGGGAGCTGAAGGCCGCCGTTGCCTGGTACGGGCAGCTCAGGCCGGCCCTGACGCCGGGCGTACGGACGGAAGGCCCGCTCGACGTGGCGGCGAGGATCGAGGCCCCCGTCCTGGGCCTCTACGGGGCCGAGGACGTGGGCATCCCCGTGGCCGACGTCAGGGAGATGGAATCGAGGATGAAAGCGGCCGGACGCACGGCCGAGTTCTTGATCTACCCCGGGGCGCCGCACGCCTTCTTCGCCGACTACCGGCCGAGCTACCGCGCCGAGGCCGCGAAGGACGCCTGGGGGCGCTGCATCGCCTGGTTCAACAAGTACCTCAAGGGGTGA